A single region of the Manihot esculenta cultivar AM560-2 chromosome 12, M.esculenta_v8, whole genome shotgun sequence genome encodes:
- the LOC110628869 gene encoding ER lumen protein-retaining receptor — protein sequence MNIFRLAGDMTHLASVLVLLLKIHTIKSCAGVSLKTQELYALVFATRYLDIFTDFISLYNTIMKLIFLGSSFSIVWYMRNHKIVNRSYDKSQDTFRHYFLILPCLLLALIVNEKFTFKEVMWAFSIYLEAVAILPQLVLLQRTRNIDNLTGQYVFLLGAYRALYILNWIYRYFTEPHYIHWITWISGLVQTLLYADFFYYYFESWKNNKKLQLPA from the exons ATGAATATATTCAGATTAGCAGGTGATATGACTCACCTTGCCAGCGTTCTCGTATTGCTCCTCAAGATCCACACCATCAAATCCTGCGCTG GCGTTTCTTTGAAGACCCAAGAACTCTACGCTCTTGTTTTTGCTACTCGCTATTTGGATATATTTACGGATTTCATATCTCTCTACAATACTATCATGAAGCTAATATTTTTAGGAAGTTCATTTTCAATTGTTTGGTACATGAGGAACCACAAGATTGTCAATAGGTCTTATGATAAATCTCAGGATACCTTCCGTCATTATTTCCTTATCCTTCCTTGCTTACTCTTGGCCCTTATTGTTAATGAGAAATTCACATTTAAAGAG GTGATGTGGGCATTTTCCATATATTTAGAAGCTGTTGCCATACTTCCTCAGCTTGTGCTGTTACAAAGAACTAGAAATATTGATAACTTGACCGGGCAATATGTATTTCTTCTTGG TGCATACCGAGCTCTATACATTCTCAACTGGATTTATCGCTACTTCACTGAGCCGCACTATATCCATTGGATAA CTTGGATATCTGGGCTTGTGCAAACATTGCTTTACGCGGActttttctattattactttgagAG CTGGAAAAACAACAAGAAGCTCCAGTTACCTGCTTGA
- the LOC110628048 gene encoding E3 ubiquitin-protein ligase BRE1A gives MLGREVSKQKPKPKRYKKKQEKREILREYENGECCAVSESKMAYNSGLLSCSSIILLHHLYLSSRFGFVSSIHSNPNPPNLLAMQSQQQETDELEVNKRLLQELEDMGFTIGRAARALHHSGNASLEAAINWIIDHENDPDIDQVPLIAVNIDIESPQPLTTEEIQNKVQELRDQVRKRNEEEEKKLEREKEKERIRAGKEILAAKRIAEENERKRYLALRKAEKEEEKRAREKVLQKLEADKVERRRMLGLPPSVSHEAINTSRHVVQEKKNFYLSATRAEQLRECLRSLRRNHKDDDATVKRAFQTLLIYVGNVAKNPDVEKFRKIRITNPLFQERVGRLKGGIEFLELCGFERIEGSNFLYLPYNKVDMALLNSAGTEIRSAITNPFYGLLSYG, from the exons ATGCTTGGGAGGGAAGTAAGCAAACAAAAGCCAAAACCCAAAAGGTATAAAAAGAAACAGGAAAAAAGAGAGATCCTGAGAGAATATGAAAATGGAGAGTGCTGTGCTGTCTCTGAATCTAAAATGGCGTACAATTCAGGGCTTCTCTCATGTTCTTCCATTATCCTGCTTCACCATTTATACCTCTCTTCTCGTTTTGGTTTCGTCTCATCAATCCACTCCAACCCCAATCCTCCCAATCTGCTTGCAATGCAGTCCCAACAACAGG AAACGGATGAATTAGAAGTAAACAAGAGGCTGCTTCAGGAGCTTGAAGATATGGGATTCACAATTGGCCGAGCAGCACGCGCACTTCACCATTCAG GCAATGCTAGCCTTGAGGCTGCCATAAATTGGATTATTGATCATGAGAATGACCCAGATATTGATCAAGTGCCCTtg ATAGCAGTGAACATAGATATCGAGTCTCCTCAACCATTAACTACTGAGGAAATACAGAATAAGGTGCAAGAATTAAG GGATCAAGTTCGCAAGaggaatgaagaagaagaaaagaaacttGAAAGGGAAAAGGAGAAG GAAAGGATTCGAGCTGGTAAGGAAATCCTTGCGGCAAAGAGAATCGctgaagaaaatgaaagaaaacg ATATTTAGCCTTGAGGAAAGCAGAAAAAGAGGAAGAGAAGAGGGCAAGGGAGAAAGTTCTTCAGAAGCTAGAAGCAGATAAG GTGGAAAGAAGGCGAATGCTTGGATTGCCACCATCAGTTAGCCATGAGGCTATAAATACTTCCAGACATGTTGTACAGGAAAAAAAG AACTTTTATCTTTCTGCTACAAGGGCTGAGCAATTAAGAGAATGTTTAAGGTCTCTCAGGCGCAATCATAAG GATGATGATGCTACAGTCAAGAGGGCCTTTCAAACTCTTTTGATTTATGTGGGGAATGTTGCAAAGAATCCTGATGTGGAAAAATTCCGAAAGATCCGAATCACTAATCCATTATTCCAG GAAAGAGTTGGAAGACTGAAAGGAGgcattgagtttcttgaactttGTGGATTTGAGAGAATTGAAGGGAGCAATTTCTTATACCTTCCTTATAACAAGGTGGACATGGCACTTTTAAACTCAGCTGGAACTGAAATAAGATCTGCAATAACAAATCCCTTCTATGGTCTTCTCTCTTATGGGTAA
- the LOC110628761 gene encoding Usher syndrome type-1G protein homolog has translation MYADRVEAAAKRSVKERLNGNSTSDFTRQRQITGKRQRQDDKWEHDLYDEDGPQFSNRKVSSQDLRLKLQRKSLPQASQSGRGSVSGMLDLREKLSGTLNSQPVNADPPKRKSEAAKPARRSVAVEAPEPEIKKVASVAPRKKSQQKADTSIEAFLQSIGLEKYLITFQAEEVDMTALVHMNDEDLKAIGMPMGPRKKILLALESRG, from the exons ATGTATGCTGATCGAGTGGAGGCTGCAGCGAAGAGGTCGGTAAAGGAGCGTCTTAATGGCAATTCTACCAGCGACTTTACTCGCCAGCGGCAAATTACAGGCAAGAG GCAGAGGCAAGATGATAAGTGGGAACACGATCTCTATGACGAGGATGGACCACAATTTTCAA ATCGAAAAGTCAGTTCTCAAGATCTTCGGCTAAAGCTTCAAAGGAAGAGTCTCCCACAAGCCTCACAAAGTGGAAGGGGGTCAGTTTCAGGCATGTTGGATTTACGTGAGAAACTATCTGGGACTTTGAATTCACAACCAGTTAATGCTGATCCACCTAAACGAAAATCGGAGGCTGCTAAACCAGCTCGAAGAAGTGTTGCAGTTGAAGCACCTGAGCCAGAGATTAAAAAGGTTGCTAGTGTGGCTCCTAGAAAAAAGTCTCAGCAAAAG GCTGATACTTCAATTGAAGCTTTTCTGCAATCAATAGGCCTTGAAAAGTACCTCATTACTTTTCAAGCGGAGGAA GTTGATATGACAGCCCTTGTACACATGAATGATGAGGATCTCAAGGCTATAGGAATGCCAATG GGTCCAAGAAAAAAGATACTTTTAGCATTGGAATCTAGGGGCTAG